From one Sulfuricurvum sp. IAE1 genomic stretch:
- a CDS encoding tetratricopeptide repeat protein, with protein MHRNIGAMIVMALFITLSAAENVTENAKVRESFWQIYTNALREEKTAQFQVGVMYERGIAVDKNETRAASWYEKAALQGYVDAQYNLALMYASGRGVPKNLDHSMLWLSKAAKQGDREARKLLLEIIDGKHDDPGPQKAGESTGAVTEVSEGEIETIRPVTIVTKEGAEVCSSSGECRIYRSKTVFTSTAKRGNTYKISGIATKKGWKAYGLEGWIDEAHVDVRP; from the coding sequence ATGCATAGAAATATCGGGGCGATGATCGTTATGGCCCTATTCATCACATTGTCGGCGGCCGAAAACGTCACCGAGAACGCAAAGGTGCGCGAATCGTTTTGGCAAATCTATACCAATGCGCTGCGCGAAGAGAAAACGGCCCAGTTTCAGGTGGGAGTGATGTACGAACGGGGAATCGCGGTGGACAAGAATGAGACGCGCGCGGCTTCCTGGTATGAAAAAGCGGCATTGCAGGGATATGTCGACGCGCAGTACAATCTGGCCCTGATGTACGCATCGGGTCGGGGCGTTCCCAAAAATCTCGATCATTCGATGCTGTGGCTCTCCAAGGCGGCCAAACAGGGGGATCGCGAAGCGCGAAAGTTGCTGCTTGAGATCATTGACGGAAAACACGACGATCCCGGCCCGCAAAAAGCCGGTGAATCGACCGGAGCCGTTACGGAAGTATCCGAAGGGGAGATCGAAACGATCCGGCCGGTGACGATCGTCACCAAAGAGGGGGCAGAGGTGTGTTCATCAAGCGGGGAATGTCGGATTTATCGGAGCAAAACGGTTTTTACCTCGACCGCAAAGCGGGGAAATACGTATAAAATCAGCGGTATCGCGACCAAGAAAGGGTGGAAAGCCTATGGCCTGGAGGGATGGATTGACGAAGCGCATGTGGACGTCCGCCCTTAA
- a CDS encoding pyrimidine/purine nucleoside phosphorylase, with amino-acid sequence MSQFANVTIDKNANVYFDGKVTSRTVRFDDGSVKTLGIMLPGEYTFNTGDKEIMEIMTGEMEVQLPGSDAWISVKGPQSFEVPANSAFHLKVATISDYCCSFVK; translated from the coding sequence ATGTCACAATTCGCCAATGTCACCATCGACAAAAATGCCAACGTCTATTTCGACGGCAAAGTCACCAGCCGTACCGTCCGTTTCGACGACGGAAGCGTCAAAACGCTCGGCATCATGCTCCCGGGAGAGTACACGTTCAACACCGGCGATAAAGAGATCATGGAGATCATGACCGGAGAGATGGAGGTTCAGCTTCCCGGTTCGGACGCTTGGATTTCAGTCAAAGGACCGCAAAGCTTCGAAGTCCCCGCCAACAGCGCATTCCACCTCAAAGTGGCAACCATCAGCGACTACTGCTGCAGTTTCGTCAAATAA
- a CDS encoding S1 RNA-binding domain-containing protein — translation MNETLHMGEINTLVIDRSTVPGLFLKALDGNDVLLPNQYVTDAMHVGDTIDVFVYTDSEDRPVATTLSPKAMLGEIAFLEVVDTTPIGAFVDWGLMKDLFVPKALQKRPFSVGEKRLVRVIRDEQTGRLVGTEKITGGLEAPPRDFYPNTPVTFMIIAKTPLGYKAIVDHRFEGMIYANEIFEEVRIGQIKEGYVKQLRPDGKLDLSLQMTGKAKASGAADKVYAMLQANGGMLPYNSKTDPELIQKTFGLSKKNFKAALTQLVGDQKIIVKENGIYGI, via the coding sequence ATGAATGAAACACTGCACATGGGGGAAATCAATACCCTCGTTATCGACCGTTCAACCGTTCCGGGCCTTTTTTTAAAAGCCCTCGACGGCAATGACGTCCTCTTGCCCAACCAGTACGTCACCGACGCCATGCACGTCGGCGACACCATCGACGTTTTCGTCTATACCGACAGCGAAGACCGCCCCGTCGCTACGACGCTCTCTCCCAAAGCGATGCTCGGCGAAATCGCCTTTTTGGAAGTCGTCGACACGACCCCTATCGGCGCCTTCGTCGACTGGGGGCTCATGAAAGACCTTTTTGTCCCCAAAGCGCTTCAGAAACGTCCGTTCTCCGTCGGCGAAAAACGGCTGGTGAGAGTCATCCGCGACGAACAGACCGGACGGCTGGTGGGAACCGAAAAAATCACCGGCGGCCTTGAGGCCCCGCCGAGGGATTTTTACCCCAACACTCCCGTCACTTTCATGATTATCGCCAAAACGCCCCTGGGATACAAGGCAATCGTCGATCACCGCTTTGAGGGGATGATCTACGCCAACGAAATTTTTGAGGAAGTGCGGATCGGACAGATCAAGGAAGGGTATGTCAAACAGCTGCGCCCCGACGGCAAGCTCGACCTATCGCTCCAGATGACCGGCAAAGCCAAAGCTTCGGGTGCTGCCGACAAGGTGTATGCGATGCTGCAAGCCAACGGCGGCATGCTCCCCTACAATTCCAAAACCGATCCCGAACTGATTCAAAAAACATTCGGCCTGAGCAAGAAAAATTTCAAAGCGGCCCTGACGCAGCTCGTCGGCGATCAAAAAATCATTGTCAAGGAGAACGGCATCTATGGGATTTAA
- a CDS encoding SDR family NAD(P)-dependent oxidoreductase codes for MRIVITGASSGLGEALALHYAKEGHSLVLIARRADRLEAVAEQCRRAGAEVETIEADVTDFGRMRQIGEMLANDRIDRIILNAGMSLGHGGGVTPFEDFERLFATNFLSVHALLEPTIPKLTEQKKGEIVFISSLASLLSMPTSIAYSSSKRALNAYAEGLHYQLSPHGIKVMTIMPGFIDSEMTQKNRFKMPFFMSTEEGVRRIVRAIGRQKHRYAFPFRFYLMIRIVSMLPQPLRDKIVHFTNFKKGA; via the coding sequence ATGCGGATAGTGATTACGGGAGCCAGCAGCGGATTGGGGGAAGCCCTTGCGCTCCATTATGCGAAAGAGGGGCATTCGCTGGTACTCATCGCCCGTCGCGCCGATCGGCTCGAAGCGGTTGCGGAACAATGCCGCAGAGCAGGAGCGGAGGTTGAGACGATCGAAGCCGATGTGACCGATTTCGGGCGGATGCGCCAGATCGGCGAAATGTTGGCAAACGATCGTATCGATCGGATCATTCTCAATGCCGGGATGTCGCTCGGACACGGCGGCGGAGTAACACCGTTTGAGGATTTCGAGCGGCTGTTTGCGACGAACTTTCTGAGCGTCCATGCCCTGCTCGAACCGACAATTCCCAAATTGACGGAGCAAAAAAAGGGGGAAATCGTTTTCATCTCTTCGCTCGCATCGCTGCTGAGTATGCCTACCTCGATCGCTTACAGCAGTTCCAAACGGGCCCTCAACGCCTATGCCGAAGGGCTGCATTATCAGCTTTCGCCGCATGGGATAAAGGTCATGACGATCATGCCCGGATTCATCGATTCGGAGATGACGCAGAAAAATCGGTTTAAAATGCCGTTTTTCATGTCAACCGAGGAAGGGGTGAGGCGGATCGTACGTGCGATCGGGCGACAAAAACACCGATACGCGTTCCCTTTTAGGTTTTACTTAATGATACGAATTGTCTCGATGCTTCCGCAACCCTTAAGAGACAAAATAGTACACTTCACAAATTTTAAAAAGGGCGCTTAA
- a CDS encoding molybdopterin oxidoreductase family protein → MVIDSVCTYCGVGCDISAEVEDNKVQKIFAKEEGTVSQGRLCIKGKQGWDFMTHSKRLRNARVRKSFLAKNAALFADLDMDYLEPVGTEWYEISYNSAYELAARKLRAITDQYGSHAFAAIGGARTSCESSYLFQHFTRHVVGSPHVDNCARVCHSPSLKGMRTTIGEGAATNPFDDIYETEYMVAMGTNTTEGHPIVANRMLDVIKNKGVELAVLDVRRIQLSKSASEHLSIPYEANLMVLNMLAYVIISENLVNTEFVNARTKGYEEYKNAILADPYANPDFFLGLPGYEPLAEEVRTVARKYATRKSLFFWGLGITEHLDGSYAVMAITHLAMLTGNIGKRGAGLMPLRGQNNVQGTCDVGMLPYYAPDYQPPKEVGMMTPDLIDAMGRGEIKALFNISEDIAHIHPNQNKIHSALGNLELLIVNELFDNEITKFADIVFGVKSAYEKTGVYVNAERRLHLSQPLVNVTMPDDWEVIAEISKRYGTDLGVNSPRDVWERVRVDAPLRFGGASYEKLEAARLSGLQWPVQEEDLPVLHIDAFRTKDGLGSFRYKQYEPRGQVQELLERQGHDGYYLTTGRVLVHYNNAAQTNMCEKLHRSHDEDILLVSVDDADFFEYKDFVVLRSEYGQSAPLRVKVSTTIKKGTMFTTFHHAKSRINFLFGDECDELIRTARFKSVKVEVLKPDYLE, encoded by the coding sequence ATGGTCATAGACAGCGTATGTACCTATTGCGGTGTGGGATGCGATATTTCCGCTGAAGTCGAAGACAACAAGGTCCAAAAGATTTTTGCCAAGGAAGAGGGGACGGTTTCCCAGGGAAGACTTTGCATCAAAGGGAAACAGGGCTGGGATTTCATGACCCATTCAAAGCGGCTGCGGAACGCACGCGTGCGCAAATCATTCCTCGCCAAAAACGCCGCGCTGTTTGCCGATCTGGATATGGATTACCTCGAGCCCGTCGGGACAGAATGGTACGAAATCAGCTACAACAGCGCCTATGAGCTGGCCGCTCGGAAACTGCGGGCCATTACCGATCAGTACGGTTCGCACGCGTTCGCAGCGATCGGAGGGGCGCGGACGAGCTGCGAGAGCTCATACCTTTTCCAGCATTTCACCCGTCACGTCGTCGGTTCGCCGCACGTGGACAATTGTGCCCGTGTCTGCCACTCCCCGTCGCTGAAAGGGATGCGCACCACGATCGGGGAGGGTGCGGCAACCAACCCGTTTGACGACATCTACGAGACCGAGTATATGGTAGCGATGGGGACCAATACGACCGAGGGGCATCCGATCGTGGCCAACCGGATGCTTGACGTCATCAAGAACAAAGGGGTGGAACTGGCCGTTCTCGACGTCCGCCGCATCCAGCTCTCGAAATCGGCAAGCGAGCACCTGAGCATCCCTTATGAAGCCAACCTGATGGTGCTGAACATGCTCGCTTACGTCATCATCAGCGAAAATCTCGTCAATACGGAGTTCGTCAACGCGCGGACGAAGGGGTACGAGGAGTACAAAAACGCAATTCTTGCCGATCCCTATGCCAATCCTGATTTCTTTTTGGGGCTTCCCGGTTATGAACCGCTTGCTGAAGAGGTGCGCACGGTTGCGCGCAAATACGCGACCCGTAAAAGCCTTTTCTTCTGGGGGCTTGGAATAACCGAACACCTGGACGGATCGTATGCGGTGATGGCGATTACCCATCTGGCGATGCTCACCGGAAACATCGGAAAGCGGGGGGCGGGACTGATGCCGCTGCGCGGTCAGAACAACGTCCAGGGGACGTGCGATGTGGGAATGCTCCCTTATTACGCCCCCGATTATCAGCCCCCCAAGGAAGTCGGGATGATGACCCCAGACCTGATCGACGCGATGGGGCGGGGCGAAATTAAAGCCCTGTTCAATATCAGCGAAGACATTGCCCACATTCACCCCAACCAGAACAAAATCCATTCGGCCCTCGGGAATCTGGAACTCCTGATCGTGAACGAACTGTTCGACAACGAGATCACCAAATTCGCAGATATCGTCTTCGGGGTCAAGAGCGCCTATGAGAAAACGGGCGTTTACGTCAATGCCGAGCGGCGTCTGCATCTTTCGCAGCCGCTGGTCAACGTGACGATGCCCGATGACTGGGAGGTGATCGCCGAAATCTCCAAGCGCTACGGCACGGATCTTGGGGTCAACAGCCCTCGGGACGTGTGGGAACGGGTCCGCGTCGATGCGCCGCTCCGTTTTGGCGGGGCAAGTTACGAAAAGCTCGAAGCTGCGCGCTTAAGCGGTCTTCAGTGGCCGGTACAGGAAGAAGACCTCCCGGTGCTCCATATCGATGCGTTCCGGACAAAAGACGGGTTGGGTTCGTTCCGTTACAAGCAGTACGAACCGCGCGGGCAGGTTCAGGAACTCCTCGAACGTCAGGGGCATGATGGATATTACCTGACGACGGGGCGGGTGCTCGTCCATTACAATAACGCGGCACAGACGAATATGTGCGAAAAACTCCACCGTTCGCACGACGAGGACATCCTCCTCGTCAGCGTCGACGATGCCGATTTTTTCGAATACAAGGATTTCGTGGTTTTGAGGAGCGAGTACGGACAAAGTGCTCCGCTGCGTGTCAAAGTGAGTACGACAATCAAAAAAGGGACGATGTTCACCACATTTCATCATGCAAAGAGCCGGATCAATTTCCTCTTCGGAGACGAATGCGACGAACTGATCCGTACCGCACGGTTCAAATCGGTCAAAGTCGAGGTCCTCAAGCCCGACTACCTGGAGTAA
- a CDS encoding YraN family protein, producing the protein MHTRAIGNAAEERGCDYLRSRGLRIIDRNVYNRFGEIDIIAIQGNVLRFVEVKSARSYEQAVHNITPAKLSKLNRAIQSYLQQKRLNLDYCVDALIVWEEGIEWIENITLG; encoded by the coding sequence GTGCATACCCGCGCGATAGGCAATGCGGCCGAAGAGCGCGGGTGCGACTATCTCCGCAGCAGGGGGCTGCGGATTATTGACCGCAACGTCTACAACCGCTTCGGCGAAATCGACATTATCGCGATACAGGGGAACGTGCTTCGCTTCGTCGAAGTGAAAAGCGCCCGTTCCTACGAACAGGCGGTTCACAATATCACTCCCGCGAAACTGTCCAAACTGAACCGCGCGATACAGTCGTACCTGCAGCAAAAAAGGCTGAACCTCGATTACTGCGTCGACGCATTGATCGTTTGGGAAGAGGGTATCGAATGGATCGAAAATATCACTCTGGGCTGA
- a CDS encoding EAL domain-containing protein: MKLSFKLILTVILGLSALSALFLFKSFSNRYFVHRNAIELSFKEIETAHKRLDYQILHNTFFLYTNQDDVNRKIALIDRKIDALLRNPHIADGHPETLGQLRTHAEAFDVKVQAIYDFQTVNTVIKNSTAAILALQNRLFALKAANAAEQELFREISRISGAILLAKNGMDAQLIASLNASITSLSKNRLNDPLKNDLLERSIAHFRVIEEYFPRYVRHLEEINDPQVIRSLHRSNETFLNESDSELQLINYFSYLLVALFIISIGLITFFLIRSEKEARRDPLTRLRNRKAYEEKIRHASRKLSLILININKFKHYNDFYGVQEGDRLLIETARRIKTMGFAGNHVSYYRLGADDFGILFEESPLLPLEEAAKSVLHLFPREPIVIDGEVRTPSITVAASNIAPLLENADMALKSKQQHNPIFYHEGLNLRQVIEENVTKAKELREALEEDRVIPYFQPIVALSSGMAAKHEVLARIVMKDGEVRSIYPYLHVAKESRLYNPLSRIIISKSFAIIASRTGNFSINLSIDDIENNETVELITQLLEKHEGIGKRIIFEILESEAIERYEGTLEFIAHVRRYGCRIAIDDFGSGYSNFARILNLAVDIIKIDGSLIRHLDNDSKAVTIVQTIVNFTRAASIETVAEFVHNEAVAQIVRSLGIDAAQGFYFYEPSPLPLSPE, from the coding sequence ATGAAACTCTCGTTCAAGCTGATCCTCACCGTCATCCTTGGCCTGAGTGCATTGAGTGCCCTGTTTTTGTTCAAATCGTTTTCCAACCGTTATTTCGTCCACCGCAATGCGATCGAACTGTCGTTCAAAGAGATCGAAACGGCCCACAAACGGCTCGATTACCAGATCCTCCACAACACCTTTTTTCTCTATACCAACCAAGACGACGTTAATCGGAAGATCGCTTTGATCGACCGCAAAATCGATGCCCTGCTGCGCAACCCCCATATCGCCGACGGCCACCCCGAAACCCTCGGGCAGCTGCGCACCCATGCCGAAGCGTTCGATGTCAAAGTGCAGGCGATTTACGATTTTCAAACCGTCAACACGGTCATTAAAAATTCGACCGCCGCGATTTTGGCCCTGCAAAACCGCCTTTTCGCCCTTAAAGCCGCTAACGCGGCGGAACAGGAACTCTTTCGCGAAATCAGCCGTATCAGCGGAGCCATTCTCCTCGCAAAAAACGGGATGGACGCGCAGCTGATCGCCTCGCTGAACGCTTCGATCACCTCTTTATCGAAAAATCGCCTGAACGATCCGCTGAAAAATGACCTTCTTGAGCGTTCGATCGCCCATTTCAGGGTCATCGAGGAGTATTTTCCCCGCTACGTCCGCCATCTCGAGGAGATCAACGATCCCCAAGTCATCCGTTCCCTCCACCGCAGCAATGAAACGTTCCTGAACGAGTCGGACAGCGAACTGCAACTGATCAACTATTTTTCCTATCTGCTGGTCGCATTGTTCATCATCAGCATCGGGCTGATCACCTTTTTTCTCATCCGCAGCGAAAAGGAGGCACGCCGTGATCCACTGACCCGCCTGCGCAACCGCAAAGCCTACGAAGAGAAAATACGCCACGCGTCCCGTAAACTGTCTCTCATCCTGATCAACATCAACAAATTCAAGCATTACAACGATTTTTACGGCGTTCAGGAAGGGGACCGTCTGCTGATCGAAACGGCGCGGCGGATCAAAACGATGGGATTTGCCGGAAACCATGTTTCCTACTACCGCCTTGGGGCCGACGATTTCGGTATCCTTTTCGAAGAAAGTCCCCTTCTTCCCCTCGAAGAAGCGGCAAAAAGCGTGCTGCATCTGTTTCCGCGCGAGCCGATCGTCATCGACGGGGAAGTCCGCACCCCTTCGATCACCGTCGCGGCATCGAACATAGCGCCCCTTCTCGAAAACGCCGATATGGCGCTCAAAAGCAAACAGCAGCACAACCCCATCTTCTATCACGAAGGGCTCAATCTTCGCCAGGTGATCGAAGAGAACGTCACCAAAGCCAAAGAACTTCGTGAAGCGCTCGAAGAAGACCGGGTCATCCCCTATTTTCAACCGATCGTCGCTCTCTCATCGGGGATGGCGGCGAAACACGAAGTGTTGGCGCGCATCGTCATGAAAGACGGCGAGGTCCGCTCCATCTATCCCTATTTGCACGTCGCCAAGGAATCGCGGCTTTACAACCCCCTTTCGCGTATCATTATTTCCAAAAGCTTCGCGATCATCGCCTCCCGTACAGGGAATTTTTCGATCAATCTCTCGATCGACGATATCGAAAACAATGAAACGGTTGAACTCATCACGCAACTGCTGGAAAAGCATGAAGGGATCGGGAAAAGAATTATTTTCGAAATCCTGGAGAGCGAGGCGATCGAGCGATACGAAGGGACGCTTGAATTCATCGCCCATGTACGCCGCTACGGGTGCCGGATCGCGATCGACGATTTCGGAAGCGGCTATTCTAATTTTGCCCGCATCCTCAATCTTGCCGTCGATATTATCAAAATCGACGGCTCACTGATCCGCCATCTCGACAACGATTCCAAAGCGGTCACGATCGTTCAGACGATCGTCAACTTTACCCGTGCCGCATCCATCGAAACGGTGGCCGAATTCGTCCATAACGAAGCGGTGGCGCAGATCGTCCGATCCCTCGGGATCGATGCGGCCCAGGGATTTTATTTTTACGAACCTTCTCCTCTTCCGCTCAGCCCAGAGTGA
- a CDS encoding cytochrome-c peroxidase: protein MKRVSGIIVLIVTGSLLHAAEPIVPIPRAVSYNAAKAALGEKLFADPILSKDRTVACISCHDVSSSGADGKKFSTGIRNLQGTMNAPTVFNAVFNFAQFWNGRAKTLSEQALGPIHNPVEMGLPLPEAARRLQSHPEYAKAFSAITGRATLTPDDIAVMIAEYEKTLITPNAKFDRYLRGEIRLSPLEAEGYLLFKTLGCVSCHNGVNIGANSFQKMGAIISIPYDAKVSDRYALTKRPIDKNVYKVPTLRNIARTAPYFHDGSAATLSEAIARMSYHNLGVTLTPREIRALVAFLQTLDGELPSKTARQ from the coding sequence ATGAAGCGGGTATCGGGCATTATCGTTTTGATTGTTACCGGATCGCTGCTGCACGCGGCCGAGCCGATTGTTCCGATCCCCCGTGCCGTTTCGTACAATGCCGCGAAAGCCGCACTCGGCGAAAAACTCTTCGCCGACCCGATCCTCTCCAAAGACCGTACCGTCGCCTGCATCTCCTGCCACGACGTCTCTTCAAGCGGTGCTGATGGAAAAAAATTTTCGACGGGGATCCGAAATCTGCAGGGGACGATGAACGCGCCGACGGTATTCAATGCCGTGTTTAACTTTGCCCAGTTCTGGAACGGCCGTGCCAAAACGCTCAGCGAACAGGCGCTCGGACCGATCCACAACCCGGTCGAAATGGGCCTTCCCCTCCCTGAAGCGGCGCGGCGGCTCCAATCGCATCCCGAGTACGCCAAAGCTTTTTCAGCCATCACCGGGCGTGCGACCCTCACCCCCGACGACATCGCCGTCATGATCGCCGAATACGAAAAAACCCTGATCACCCCCAACGCCAAATTCGACCGCTATCTCCGCGGGGAGATACGTCTCTCGCCTCTCGAAGCCGAAGGGTACCTGCTGTTTAAAACCCTCGGTTGCGTCTCGTGCCATAACGGTGTCAACATCGGCGCCAACTCTTTCCAGAAAATGGGGGCCATCATTTCTATCCCCTACGATGCGAAGGTGTCCGACCGCTATGCCCTTACCAAGCGCCCGATCGATAAAAACGTCTACAAGGTTCCGACGCTGCGCAACATCGCGCGCACGGCCCCCTATTTTCACGACGGAAGCGCCGCAACCCTGAGCGAAGCGATCGCACGGATGTCGTATCATAACCTGGGGGTGACCCTCACCCCGCGGGAGATCCGCGCACTCGTCGCTTTTTTGCAGACCCTTGACGGGGAACTCCCCTCAAAAACGGCCCGCCAATGA
- the trxA gene encoding thioredoxin, protein MGKYIELTVSNFDEVTKEGVALVDFWAPWCGPCRMIAPVIEELAADYDGKAKICKVNTDEEQDIAVKYGIRSIPTILFFKNGEVVEQMVGAASKQAFADKLNALL, encoded by the coding sequence ATGGGTAAATACATTGAATTGACAGTTTCAAACTTTGATGAAGTAACAAAAGAGGGTGTCGCGTTGGTCGATTTCTGGGCTCCTTGGTGCGGACCATGCCGTATGATCGCTCCGGTTATCGAAGAGCTGGCGGCCGATTACGACGGCAAAGCCAAAATCTGTAAAGTCAATACGGATGAAGAGCAGGATATTGCCGTCAAATACGGTATCCGTTCGATCCCGACGATCCTTTTCTTCAAAAACGGAGAAGTTGTTGAACAGATGGTCGGTGCCGCTTCGAAACAAGCGTTTGCGGACAAACTGAACGCTCTTCTGTAA
- the trxB gene encoding thioredoxin-disulfide reductase: MLDCAIIGGGPAGLTAGLYTTRGGLADVTMFEKGMPGGQITMSSEIENYPGVTGHISGMDLMIPWPEQCQKFGLKHEMAEVVRVSRGAEGIFTVHKGDGSSVEAKSVIVCTGSTPKRAGFIGEDVFFGRGVSTCATCDGFFYKGKEVAVIGGGDTALEEALYLAKICAKVYLIHRRDTFRAAPSTIERVKNTESIELVLNATPEEVVGDASGVTGIRVAFAEGTTRHIDVPGVFTFVGYNVNNQVLIQEDGSFLCDMTPWGEVKVDLSMKTSVPGLFAAGDMREQAPKQVVCAAGDGAVAALQAIAYVDHH; this comes from the coding sequence ATGCTAGATTGTGCAATTATCGGAGGAGGGCCGGCCGGTTTGACGGCGGGGCTTTATACCACGCGCGGAGGACTCGCGGACGTTACGATGTTTGAAAAGGGGATGCCCGGCGGTCAGATTACGATGAGTTCGGAAATCGAAAATTATCCGGGTGTCACGGGGCACATCAGCGGGATGGACCTGATGATTCCCTGGCCCGAGCAGTGCCAGAAATTCGGCCTGAAACACGAAATGGCCGAAGTGGTCCGCGTATCGCGCGGCGCGGAGGGGATTTTTACCGTACACAAAGGGGACGGCAGCAGTGTCGAAGCCAAAAGCGTCATCGTCTGTACGGGGTCGACTCCCAAACGGGCCGGTTTCATCGGCGAAGACGTCTTTTTCGGACGCGGGGTGAGCACCTGCGCCACGTGCGACGGCTTTTTTTACAAAGGTAAAGAAGTCGCGGTGATCGGAGGCGGAGATACGGCACTCGAAGAAGCGCTTTACCTGGCGAAAATCTGTGCGAAAGTCTATCTGATCCACCGGCGCGATACCTTCCGCGCCGCACCCAGTACGATTGAACGGGTCAAAAATACCGAGAGCATCGAACTGGTGCTCAATGCCACCCCCGAAGAGGTCGTGGGGGATGCATCGGGAGTGACCGGAATCCGGGTTGCGTTTGCGGAGGGAACGACACGCCATATTGACGTACCGGGAGTTTTTACGTTTGTCGGGTACAACGTGAACAACCAGGTCCTGATCCAGGAGGACGGTAGTTTTCTGTGCGATATGACCCCTTGGGGTGAAGTCAAAGTCGATTTGAGCATGAAAACGTCCGTTCCGGGCCTTTTTGCGGCGGGGGACATGCGTGAACAGGCCCCCAAGCAGGTTGTGTGTGCGGCCGGCGACGGTGCGGTGGCGGCACTTCAGGCGATCGCTTACGTCGATCATCATTAA
- the dapB gene encoding 4-hydroxy-tetrahydrodipicolinate reductase — protein MVRAGVFGAGGRVGKLLIEDLRHEKEISLGAVYVRNELNFSIDPSVLVTNDMATLLKGSDVIIDFSLPEATQLLLEQAIKHPRPLVIGTTGLDNHQMNLLKTASESMPILYATNMSLGVALLNKLVHIAAKTLEGFDIEIVEQHHRHKKDAPSGTALTLAHSAADARNLDLDAVRVSGRNGNIGERTKDEIAVMALRGGDIVGRHTVGFYNEGEFVELHHTATSRNTFSKGAIRAAKWLAGKPNGLYSIQDCLELA, from the coding sequence ATGGTAAGAGCAGGTGTTTTCGGAGCGGGAGGGCGTGTCGGCAAGCTGTTGATCGAAGATTTGCGGCACGAAAAAGAGATTTCACTGGGTGCGGTATACGTCCGCAATGAACTCAATTTTTCGATTGATCCGTCGGTCCTGGTGACCAACGACATGGCGACGCTGCTTAAAGGGTCGGACGTCATTATCGACTTTTCGCTTCCCGAAGCGACGCAGCTGCTGCTTGAACAGGCGATCAAACACCCAAGACCTCTCGTGATCGGGACGACCGGCCTGGACAACCACCAGATGAACCTCCTTAAAACGGCCAGCGAATCGATGCCGATCCTCTATGCGACGAACATGTCGCTGGGGGTCGCGCTGCTGAACAAACTGGTCCATATCGCCGCCAAGACCCTTGAGGGATTCGACATCGAGATCGTCGAACAGCATCACCGCCACAAAAAAGACGCTCCGAGCGGCACGGCGCTGACCCTTGCCCATTCGGCGGCGGATGCGCGGAACCTCGATCTGGATGCGGTGCGTGTCAGCGGGCGCAACGGCAATATCGGGGAGCGGACCAAAGACGAGATCGCCGTTATGGCCCTTCGCGGCGGAGACATCGTCGGACGTCATACGGTCGGGTTTTACAACGAGGGGGAATTCGTTGAACTTCACCATACCGCGACAAGCCGCAATACCTTTTCCAAAGGGGCGATTCGCGCGGCAAAATGGCTGGCCGGCAAACCAAACGGCCTTTATTCGATCCAAGACTGTCTTGAACTTGCATAA